DNA from Mycobacterium bourgelatii:
GATGCCGATGAAGGTCCCGCGAAGATTCGCTGCGTAGGAACCCCCGAGCAATGAGTCTGCGATGTTGGGCTCGAGGTTTCCGTACTCTTCCATCACCAGGTCGAAGCCGACATCTTTCATGGTCTGAAGTAGGTACTCACGCTGGATCCAGAAGGACCGGCGGTTGTCCCACGACGCCCATTTCATGGTTTCCCGTTTACCGAATTCCCGGTCGTCCTCGAACTCGGTAAACCACCTGCCGGGTAGCCCCTCATGTTCGGTCGGCGCGGACAGCATGAACTTCACCGGCTCCGGCCGCCTGAGCACCTTGGCCGCAGCCTGGCGCACCGTCGTGGGCAGCCTCAGGATCTTGTCGCTGGGGCTGATGATCGAGAAGTGCGTCTGCAAGATGAGCAGCTTGGTGGTGACCGACGAGAGGGTTTCCAAGTACTGCTTCGGATTCTCCAAGTGGTAGAACAGCCCGCAGCAGAAGACGGCGTCGAAGGTCCCGTGATCGGCGATGTTCAACGCGTTGTCTTGGACGAACTGTAGGTTCGGCAGGTCCGTCTTCGACTTGATGTAGTTGCACGCCGCAATATTCAGCTCGCGGACCTCGATCCCAAGGACCTGAAACCCGAGCCGCGCGAATTCGGTTGCGTACCCGCCTTCCAGGCAGCCGATGTCGGCCACGCGGAACTGGCTCTTGTCACCGGGAAACACGGTGTCGAGGATCCCGCGCGACGAGATGAACCACGAGTATTGGTCTACTGATTGAGATGCCCCGGGAATCGTGAATGTTCCGTCGTCGAGGCGCACGTTGTGAGCGGTGAATTGCACCGCCGTGTCAGAGTTTTCTGCTACCACGGCTTGTTCAGGTCCTTTCATATGCTTCATATGTCGATGCCGTTGTCGGCGAGGTCAGGTTCGAGTGATTAACGCACTTCCGAAGTCGGCCACTGTACGGGACGGCCAGACATCCACGAGACTCCTTCGGCTCGGGATTGCGGCCGCGAGCTTGCGCCACTGGGTCTTGAGTCGCTGTCCCGGGGTGGCCCAGCGGTGCTGCATCGCCAGCATCGCGATCCGGGGATGCTGCGCGATGGTGTCTTGCAACACGGCCTGACCCTCGGGGCCGGCCACGGTCGAGATCTGATGCAGGACCCAGT
Protein-coding regions in this window:
- a CDS encoding class I SAM-dependent methyltransferase, with the protein product MKGPEQAVVAENSDTAVQFTAHNVRLDDGTFTIPGASQSVDQYSWFISSRGILDTVFPGDKSQFRVADIGCLEGGYATEFARLGFQVLGIEVRELNIAACNYIKSKTDLPNLQFVQDNALNIADHGTFDAVFCCGLFYHLENPKQYLETLSSVTTKLLILQTHFSIISPSDKILRLPTTVRQAAAKVLRRPEPVKFMLSAPTEHEGLPGRWFTEFEDDREFGKRETMKWASWDNRRSFWIQREYLLQTMKDVGFDLVMEEYGNLEPNIADSLLGGSYAANLRGTFIGIKTR